One part of the Cottoperca gobio chromosome 14, fCotGob3.1, whole genome shotgun sequence genome encodes these proteins:
- the yipf5 gene encoding protein YIPF5: MSGFDSFNTDFYQSSYSVDDQNQAGQGYSNAETPYKPYDGQYDYSQPMAYSAPGVMQPQQPYTGQIFQPTQTYTPSPSQSMYSSSFDDEPPLLEELGINFDHIWQKTLTVLHPMKVADGSIMNETDLAGPMVFCLAFGATLLLTGKIQFGYVYGISAIGCLGMYCLLNLMSMTGVSFGCVASVLGYCLLPMILLSTFGVLLSLQGLVGIILTAAIIGWCSLSASKIFISALAMDGQQLLVAYPCALLYGVFALISVF, encoded by the exons atgtcagGGTTTGACAGTTTCAACACAGACTTTTACCAGTCGAGCTACAGTGTAGATGACCAAAACCAGGCAGGCCAGGGCTACAGCAACGCTGAAACCCCCTACAA GCCGTACGATGGTCAGTACGACTACTCCCAGCCCATGGCCTACTCTGCCCCAGGGGTGATGCAGCCCCAGCAGCCATACACAGGACAAATCTTCCAGCCCACACAGACATACACCCCATCCCCGTCACAATCCATGTATAGTAGCAGCTTCGATGATGAGCCGCCGCTGCTAGAAG aATTAGGGATCAACTTTGACCACATCTGGCAGAAGACGCTGACGGTCCTCCATCCGATGAAGGTAGCAGATGGCAGCATCATGAATGAGACAGACCTGGCTGGCCCCATGGTCTTCTGTTTGGCCTTCGGAGCAACACTTCTCCTG ACTGGTAAGATCCAGTTTGGCTACGTGTACGGTATCAGTGCAATCGGCTGCCTTGGCATGTACTGCCTCCTCAACCTAATGAGTATGACGGGCGTCTCCTTCGGCTGTGTGGCCAGCGTTCTGGGATACTGCCTCCTCCCCATGATCCTCCTCTCCACCTTTGGAGTCCTCCTCTCTTTACA GGGCTTGGTGGGAATTATACTAACGGCAGCTATCATTGGCTGGTGCAGTCTCTCGGCATCAAAGATCTTCATCTCGGCGTTGGCCATGGATGGGCAGCAGCTGTTGGTTGCTTACCCGTGTGCTCTCTTATATGGAGTCTTTGCACTTATTTCTGTcttctaa